One region of Deltaproteobacteria bacterium genomic DNA includes:
- a CDS encoding alanine transaminase yields MEDFHRIKRLPPYVFSIVDDLKMKARRRGDDIIDLGMGNPDLPTPPHIVE; encoded by the coding sequence ATGGAAGATTTTCACCGCATCAAACGCCTTCCTCCTTATGTCTTTTCCATAGTTGACGACCTAAAGATGAAAGCCAGAAGACGAGGGGATGATATCATCGATTTGGGAATGGGGAACCCGGATTTGCCGACTCCTCCCCACATTGTAGAA